A genomic stretch from uncultured Pseudodesulfovibrio sp. includes:
- a CDS encoding bifunctional acetate--CoA ligase family protein/GNAT family N-acetyltransferase — protein sequence MSVINLEYLLKPRSVAVIGATNDPRNAGNIVMRNIMAGGFMGPVMPVSDQAEAIAGVLTHPSVKHLPKTPDLAVVCSPLDQVPEIIHSLKERGTRGAVLMGSGFASMTEDERLDVKSTILSIAKPPEIRIIGPKSLGFMVPSLNLNASLAHGFVGPGKVAFISQSDSLFATVLDWAIDKGIGFSHMIALGSRIDVTFADILDYLGSDPLTRSIMLYVESVKDAREFMSAARAASRNKPVLVIRPGQALDTVLGDVKLRETGDLWLMDEVYDVAFRRAGMLRVADIDGLFDAAQTLSTPRQVYGKKLAILTNGTSAGILAADRLMNGGGELAPLSDETVKAIDGVLGRENWSRANPVDIPFNADGKAYSEVLKLLIKDKTANGILVMHVPWTAQPDREVAEALRDSLKRVKRMVLTAWLGSGAAEDARDVFRKADIPTYETPTQAVQAFLYMAEYLRNQEMLIETPDSLPTDFFPDTSGARTIVQKALDDGRESLTEPEAKGLLAAYGIPVVETRIAVSAKEAVIAADALGYPVALKLRSPQIPQPFDVGGVLLDLETPERVWEGAASILARCTRERPDAYIEGFTVQKMGRRLGAHELSVSATVDSVFGPIIHFGHGGMAREMIQDQALTLPPLSMSLAKELVGRTRIATLLRGTPSQLPVDIDDICLTLIQISQLIVDVPQIMSIDINPLYADSEGVLALGGKIEIAPFEGDGEARLAIRPYPRELEECVVLKTGRHVTLRPIRPEDEKTHREFLSNLTDEDLRLRFFGVVQRDFDHKDIARFTQIDYDREMAFIATALNERGDPETLGVMRTNTKPDNSEAEFAIVVRSDQKGAGLGSMLFHKGIQYTKERGTPVLEGQTMLENKAMQGLSKKFGFVITPDEHDVDLVNMTLDMEKVKI from the coding sequence ATGAGCGTCATCAATCTCGAATATCTCCTCAAGCCCAGATCCGTTGCGGTCATCGGGGCTACCAATGATCCACGCAACGCGGGCAATATTGTCATGCGCAATATCATGGCAGGCGGCTTCATGGGGCCGGTCATGCCGGTGTCCGATCAGGCAGAGGCCATTGCGGGCGTGTTGACCCACCCTTCGGTCAAGCATCTGCCAAAGACCCCTGATCTGGCTGTGGTCTGTTCTCCTCTCGATCAGGTCCCGGAGATCATTCATTCTTTGAAGGAGCGGGGAACCAGGGGGGCTGTCCTTATGGGTTCCGGTTTTGCGTCCATGACGGAGGATGAGAGACTGGATGTCAAATCGACGATTCTCAGTATTGCCAAACCGCCGGAAATCCGGATTATCGGTCCAAAATCTCTTGGGTTCATGGTCCCGTCGCTCAATTTGAATGCATCCCTGGCCCACGGGTTTGTCGGTCCTGGAAAGGTCGCTTTCATTTCTCAGTCCGATTCGCTGTTTGCCACGGTTCTGGACTGGGCCATTGATAAGGGAATCGGGTTCTCTCACATGATCGCTTTGGGAAGCCGTATTGACGTAACCTTTGCCGATATTCTGGATTATCTGGGCTCAGACCCCCTGACTCGTTCCATCATGCTGTATGTGGAGTCCGTCAAGGACGCACGCGAATTCATGTCCGCTGCCCGGGCTGCATCGCGTAACAAACCCGTGCTGGTTATCCGGCCAGGTCAGGCTCTGGATACTGTACTCGGAGACGTGAAGCTGCGCGAAACCGGTGATCTTTGGCTCATGGACGAAGTCTATGACGTGGCCTTTCGACGGGCAGGCATGCTTCGGGTGGCAGATATCGATGGGCTTTTTGATGCGGCACAGACATTGAGTACGCCGAGACAGGTCTATGGCAAGAAACTCGCCATTTTGACCAACGGCACTTCGGCAGGGATTCTCGCGGCTGATCGACTGATGAACGGAGGTGGTGAACTGGCACCGCTCTCCGATGAGACCGTCAAGGCAATCGACGGCGTACTCGGGAGGGAAAACTGGTCACGTGCCAATCCTGTGGACATCCCGTTCAACGCTGACGGCAAGGCATATTCCGAAGTCCTCAAACTGCTTATCAAGGACAAAACCGCCAATGGCATATTGGTGATGCATGTGCCGTGGACTGCCCAGCCTGACAGGGAAGTGGCCGAGGCCCTGCGTGATTCGCTTAAACGGGTCAAGCGCATGGTGCTCACGGCCTGGCTTGGTTCAGGCGCGGCAGAGGATGCCCGTGATGTTTTCCGTAAGGCGGATATCCCTACCTACGAGACGCCGACTCAGGCGGTGCAGGCGTTTCTGTATATGGCTGAGTATCTGCGAAATCAGGAAATGCTCATAGAAACGCCGGATTCCCTGCCGACTGATTTTTTCCCGGACACCTCAGGAGCACGAACAATTGTTCAGAAGGCGCTTGATGACGGGCGTGAATCCTTGACTGAACCAGAGGCCAAGGGGCTCCTCGCGGCGTATGGTATTCCCGTAGTCGAAACCCGTATCGCCGTGTCGGCCAAGGAGGCGGTTATTGCCGCTGACGCACTGGGGTATCCCGTGGCACTGAAGTTGCGCAGTCCTCAGATTCCACAGCCGTTCGATGTGGGCGGCGTGTTGCTTGATTTGGAGACCCCCGAGCGGGTTTGGGAGGGGGCAGCTTCCATTTTGGCCCGCTGCACTCGCGAGAGGCCCGATGCCTATATAGAAGGCTTTACGGTCCAGAAAATGGGACGCAGGCTCGGCGCGCACGAGTTGTCCGTGTCTGCCACGGTGGACTCGGTTTTTGGACCGATTATTCATTTCGGGCATGGTGGCATGGCGCGGGAGATGATTCAGGATCAGGCCTTGACCCTGCCGCCGCTTTCCATGTCTTTGGCCAAGGAGCTGGTGGGGCGTACTCGAATTGCGACCTTGCTTCGGGGCACTCCGTCCCAGTTGCCCGTGGATATTGACGATATTTGTCTGACCTTGATTCAGATTTCGCAGCTCATCGTGGACGTGCCGCAGATTATGTCCATCGATATCAATCCGCTTTATGCCGATTCCGAAGGAGTTCTCGCTTTGGGCGGGAAGATTGAAATTGCGCCGTTCGAAGGAGATGGTGAAGCCCGGCTTGCCATCCGGCCATATCCTCGAGAACTTGAAGAATGTGTGGTGCTCAAGACCGGGCGACATGTCACGTTGCGACCGATTCGACCTGAAGACGAGAAAACCCATCGGGAATTCTTATCCAACCTGACAGACGAGGACTTACGTTTGCGGTTCTTTGGTGTGGTTCAGCGTGACTTCGATCACAAGGACATAGCCCGATTTACCCAGATTGATTATGACCGGGAAATGGCGTTTATCGCCACAGCCTTGAACGAAAGGGGCGATCCGGAAACCCTGGGGGTCATGCGGACCAATACCAAACCGGATAATTCCGAAGCGGAATTTGCTATAGTGGTCCGTTCCGATCAGAAAGGCGCAGGCCTTGGTTCCATGCTGTTCCATAAAGGTATTCAATATACCAAGGAGCGGGGAACCCCTGTGCTGGAAGGACAGACCATGCTTGAAAACAAGGCCATGCAGGGATTATCAAAAAAATTCGGCTTCGTGATTACGCCGGACGAGCATGACGTGGATTTGGTGAATATGACGCTGGATATGGAGAAGGTGAAAATATAA